A section of the Clostridium sp. TW13 genome encodes:
- a CDS encoding cyclic peptide export ABC transporter, with translation MKRFNKILVILSAFLSIILCPINVYALSNDNKEINYLTKDETVKVEKFIEKNMKEGNVPGVSISIVKGDKTVYQKGFGYSDLESKKPVNSQTLFEIGSNSKAFTALGILNLEKSGQININDEVTKYIPWLKVKYKDKEVPITIEQLLHQTSGIPFKTIDKIPVSNETSALEETIKTLVGMELDSEPGKKFQYATINYDVLGLIIEKVTGKTYENYIEETILKPMGLNNTYLFKNEAINENIASGYKIGFLKQQLYKAPMYRGNKPAGYIISSGEDMAKWLRIQMGIMDESKFDKDIIKKSQEANRTVSPLSDGSFYASGWFIYPRDDVSHGGNNPNYSSFIIFNPKEKVGVAVLSNTNSNYVQNIGLGINKILQGESVRKDIKDLNKSADKVAIAIVCISSILVLVILYFMIKAVREIFRKQRYFKFSGVKSSLRFIFSFLFMSWLSYCIYLVPQVLYNGVSWKFVFVWLPDSVEMALYSIYIAIWVGYVYFIFTSFFKKEKEKGIILLSLLSVLSGFGNSLIIFTINMAIDSNNALKFKLLVYFMLGIVLYVYGQKIMRERLVSFTNEVVYSKRMKIIGELLGTQYNKFEQIEKGRIETTLNNDTETISRFVNILIGGITSAVTLICCFIYLGTINIYALVLSVLIIVLIASIYYLVGRYANKLGEEARDLQNIFFKFISDLIGGFKELSLNGNRKNEFEKDIEESCSKYKVKRSKSALAFANMFVIGELLFTLAIGSVVFIFPFILKNLNSTSLTSYIFILLYMTGPVHGILNTIPNAIEVKISLKRINSLIDEISFYIKEEENVICREMGDNLSLKLKDVEYEYANTDGQSFKVGPINYEFKSGEIVFITGGNGSGKSTLAKLLTGLYLPAKGKITLNGRTSQKQLSESYSTVFADFYLFDKLYGVNYKGKECEIEKYLEILQLSDKVQIQDGKFSTTKLSTGQKKRLALLVTYLEDRPIYLFDEWAADQDPEFRFFFYNTLLLELKAKGKCVIAVTHDDRYFNIADRVIKMDFGKISDINFIMR, from the coding sequence ATGAAGAGATTCAATAAAATCTTAGTTATACTTAGTGCTTTTCTAAGCATAATATTATGCCCAATTAATGTGTATGCTTTGAGCAATGATAATAAAGAAATAAATTATTTAACTAAGGATGAAACAGTAAAGGTAGAAAAATTTATAGAAAAAAACATGAAAGAGGGTAATGTTCCAGGGGTATCTATTTCTATAGTTAAAGGAGATAAGACTGTTTATCAAAAAGGATTTGGATATTCTGACTTAGAGAGTAAAAAGCCAGTTAATTCGCAAACTCTATTTGAAATAGGTTCTAATAGTAAGGCGTTTACTGCATTAGGTATTTTAAATCTAGAAAAAAGTGGACAAATTAATATTAATGATGAAGTAACTAAATATATACCTTGGTTAAAGGTTAAATATAAAGATAAGGAAGTACCAATAACTATTGAGCAACTATTACATCAAACAAGTGGTATACCTTTTAAGACTATAGATAAGATTCCAGTTTCAAATGAAACTAGTGCTCTTGAAGAAACAATTAAAACTCTAGTGGGTATGGAACTAGACAGTGAGCCAGGTAAGAAATTTCAATATGCAACTATAAACTATGATGTTTTAGGGTTAATTATTGAAAAAGTGACTGGAAAAACATATGAAAACTACATCGAAGAAACTATTTTAAAGCCAATGGGGTTAAATAACACCTATCTATTTAAAAATGAAGCTATAAATGAGAATATAGCTAGTGGATATAAAATTGGATTTTTAAAACAACAGTTATATAAAGCACCAATGTATAGAGGAAATAAGCCAGCTGGATATATCATATCTAGTGGAGAAGATATGGCTAAATGGCTTCGGATTCAAATGGGGATTATGGATGAATCAAAATTTGATAAAGATATAATAAAAAAATCTCAAGAAGCTAATCGTACAGTTAGTCCATTAAGTGATGGATCATTTTATGCTAGTGGATGGTTTATCTATCCAAGAGATGATGTTTCTCATGGGGGAAACAATCCTAATTATTCTTCTTTCATAATATTTAATCCTAAAGAAAAAGTTGGAGTAGCTGTATTAAGTAATACAAACTCTAATTATGTTCAAAATATTGGATTAGGTATTAATAAAATATTGCAAGGAGAATCTGTTAGAAAAGATATAAAAGATTTGAATAAGAGTGCAGATAAAGTGGCTATTGCCATAGTATGTATTTCAAGTATATTAGTTTTAGTGATTTTATATTTTATGATAAAAGCTGTAAGAGAGATATTTAGAAAACAAAGGTATTTCAAATTTAGTGGTGTAAAAAGTAGTTTAAGATTTATTTTTTCTTTCTTATTTATGTCGTGGTTAAGTTATTGTATATATTTGGTTCCGCAGGTTTTATATAATGGAGTGTCATGGAAGTTTGTATTTGTTTGGCTTCCTGATAGTGTTGAAATGGCATTGTATTCAATATATATAGCCATTTGGGTTGGATATGTATATTTTATATTTACAAGCTTTTTTAAAAAAGAAAAAGAAAAAGGAATAATATTATTATCTTTATTAAGTGTTTTAAGTGGATTTGGTAATTCTCTTATAATATTTACTATCAATATGGCCATAGATAGTAATAATGCTTTAAAGTTTAAACTTTTAGTATATTTCATGCTAGGAATTGTTCTGTATGTCTATGGGCAAAAGATAATGAGAGAAAGGTTAGTCAGCTTTACTAATGAAGTAGTATACTCCAAAAGAATGAAAATTATTGGTGAATTATTGGGAACTCAATACAATAAATTTGAACAAATTGAAAAAGGTAGAATTGAGACAACCTTAAATAATGATACGGAGACTATTAGTAGATTTGTAAATATTCTAATTGGAGGTATAACTAGTGCTGTTACTCTTATATGTTGTTTTATATATTTAGGGACAATAAATATATATGCATTAGTCCTTTCAGTATTAATAATAGTACTAATTGCTAGCATTTATTATTTGGTTGGTAGATATGCTAATAAACTTGGAGAAGAAGCTAGAGATCTTCAAAATATATTTTTTAAATTTATTAGCGACTTAATAGGTGGATTTAAAGAGCTAAGTTTAAATGGGAACAGGAAAAATGAATTTGAAAAAGATATTGAAGAAAGTTGCAGTAAATATAAAGTTAAAAGAAGTAAGTCTGCATTAGCATTTGCGAATATGTTTGTAATAGGAGAACTTTTATTTACTTTAGCAATTGGATCTGTAGTATTTATTTTTCCTTTTATTTTGAAAAATTTAAATTCAACTAGCCTTACAAGTTACATTTTTATACTACTTTATATGACAGGACCAGTGCACGGAATATTAAACACTATCCCTAATGCTATTGAAGTAAAAATAAGCTTAAAAAGAATCAATAGTTTAATTGATGAAATATCATTCTATATTAAGGAAGAAGAAAATGTTATTTGTAGAGAAATGGGAGATAACTTATCTTTAAAATTAAAAGATGTAGAGTATGAATATGCTAACACAGATGGACAATCATTCAAAGTAGGACCAATTAACTATGAATTTAAATCTGGAGAAATAGTTTTTATAACAGGTGGAAATGGCAGTGGAAAGTCAACATTAGCCAAATTATTGACTGGTTTATATTTACCGGCTAAAGGTAAAATAACATTAAATGGCAGGACATCGCAAAAACAATTGAGTGAAAGTTATTCAACAGTTTTTGCAGATTTCTATCTCTTTGATAAGCTTTATGGTGTAAATTATAAAGGCAAAGAATGTGAGATAGAAAAATATTTAGAGATATTACAGTTAAGTGATAAAGTTCAAATTCAAGATGGAAAGTTTAGTACAACAAAACTATCAACAGGTCAGAAGAAGAGACTAGCTTTATTGGTTACTTATTTAGAAGATAGACCTATTTATTTGTTTGATGAATGGGCAGCAGATCAAGACCCTGAGTTTAGGTTCTTTTTCTATAATACTTTGCTATTAGAACTCAAAGCTAAGGGAAAGTGTGTAATAGCTGTAACCCATGATGATAGATATTTTAATATTGCAGATAGGGTTATAAAAATGGATTTTGGGAAGATAAGCGATATAAATTTTATAATGAGGTGA